The proteins below come from a single Elgaria multicarinata webbii isolate HBS135686 ecotype San Diego chromosome 11, rElgMul1.1.pri, whole genome shotgun sequence genomic window:
- the LOC134406740 gene encoding olfactory receptor 10A4-like, translating to MTSNNQTSVTEFILIGFSNHPELQVPLFIIFLFVYAITLTGNLLIILVTTIDPALQNPMYFFLRNLSSLEICFNLVIVPKMLANFLIENKTISYAGCATQMYFFFFFGAAECCLLAAMAYDRYIAICNPLRYPDIMNRRACFQLAAASWFSGFPVSTVQTTWIFSLPFCGPNTVNHFFCDSPPVLELACADTYMFEIEALTATVLFIMSPFLLILLTYVHIITTILRMPSAEGRHKAFSTCSSHLVVVTLFYGTATSTYFRPKSSYSPDTKKILSLSYTVITPMLNPIIYSLRNKEVKGAVKRTLCRRIFAQNKSSIR from the coding sequence ATGACCAGCAACAATCAGACCAGTGTTACAGAATTCATTCTTATTGGATTTTCGAATCACCCTGAGCTTCAGGTACCCTTGTTCATCATCTTCCTTTTTGTTTACGCAATAACTCTAACTGGAAATCTCCTCATCATTCTTGTCACAACAATAGATCCTGCACTTCAGAAccccatgtacttcttcctccGAAACCTTTCCTCTTTAGAGATCTGTTTCAATTTGGTCATCGTCCCAAAGATGCTGGCCAATTTCCTGATAGAGAACAAGACAATTTCTTATGCTGGCTGTGCCACAcaaatgtattttttctttttctttggtgcAGCTGAATGCTGCCTCCTTGCTGCAATGGCATATGACCGTTACATTGCCATCTGCAACCCATTACGCTATCCGGACATTATGAACAGAAGAGCTTGCTTCCAACTGGCGGCTGCATCGTGGTTCTCAGGCTTCCCTGTCTCTACAGTACAGACCACATGGATATTCAGCTTGCCATTTTGTGGGCCTAACACAGTCAATCATTTCTTCTGTGACAGCCCCCCAGTGCTAGAACTGGCATGTGCCGATACCTACATGTTCGAAATTGAAGCTCTCACGGCCACCGTGCTCTTCATCATGTCCCCTTTCCTCTTGATTCTGCTCACTTATGTTCACATCATCACTACAATCTTGAGAATGCCCTCTGCTGAAGGCAGGCATAAAGCCTTCTCTACGTGTTCATCTCATCTTGTGGTGGTTACTTTGTTTTATGGCACAGCCACATCTACCTACTTCAGACCTAAATCCAGCTATTCACCAGATACAAAGaagatcctctctctctcctacacAGTCATCACACCCATGTTAAACCCCATCATCTACAGCCTGAGGAACAAGGAGGTAAAAGGTGCAGTGAAGAGAACATTATGCAGGAGAATATTTGCCCAGAACAAATCAAGTATTCGTTGA